The Streptobacillus felis genome includes the window AAATAAATGATGAAGATAAGGTATTAGTATATAACCTATTTTCAGCTCCAAGAACATTAGATCCACATAAATATAATGATAATATATCTATGCAGATATCTAATTCAATTTATGAAGGATTATTAAGATTTGATGATAAAGGCGAAATAATAGGAGGATTAGCAAAAAGCTATCTTAAAGAAGGTAATAAATATTCATTTGAATTAAGAGATAATTTAAAATATTCAGATGGTAGTGATATAAAAGTAGAAGATGTAGAAGCGTCTTTATTAAGAGCACTTGATAAAGAATTTCTTTCTCAATTTGCCTCACAACTTTTTGTAATAAAAAATGCAAAAGAATATTATGAAGGGAAAGTCTCAAGAAAAGATTTAGGTATTAAAGTTGAAAATAATTTATTAGTAATAGAATTAGAAAAAGACTATAACTATTTCCCATATTTAATGACTTTACCCATTACAGCACCTTTTAAAGAAGGTAAGTATAATGGACCATATAAGTTAGAATTACAAACAGAACAAGAAGTATTAGTATCTAAAAATGATAATTATTGGAGAAGTTCAGAAGTGCATGTAGATAGAATTAAGTATGTGTATTTTAAAGATTTTTCTGTAGTAAATAATTTAATTAAAAATGAAGATATAGATATCTCAAGAGTAGATGTAGAGTTATTAAATAAGAATATTAACTCATATTTTGATGGAAGAATATGGTATTTAGATTACAATTTAATAAATAATGAAATGTTAAAAAATATACATTTAAGAAAAGCTATTTCATTGGCTATAGATAGAAATATATATATGAAGATAAAAAATGATGGTTCAAAAGTGGCACTTAATTTAATTAATGAAATTTTTGAGTATATTCCTACATATACTATAGAAGATGTTAATGTTGAACTTGCAAATTTTGAATTAGAACTTGCAAAAAAAGAATTGGGTGTAGAAAAATTTAATATAGAATTATTATCTGGAAACACGCCTATAGAAGTTAAAGAAATTCAATTTATACAAGAACAATTAAAACAAAACTTAGGTATAGAGGTTAGT containing:
- a CDS encoding peptide ABC transporter substrate-binding protein → MKKIVRSIIYVFVFISFFISCGKEKINDEDKVLVYNLFSAPRTLDPHKYNDNISMQISNSIYEGLLRFDDKGEIIGGLAKSYLKEGNKYSFELRDNLKYSDGSDIKVEDVEASLLRALDKEFLSQFASQLFVIKNAKEYYEGKVSRKDLGIKVENNLLVIELEKDYNYFPYLMTLPITAPFKEGKYNGPYKLELQTEQEVLVSKNDNYWRSSEVHVDRIKYVYFKDFSVVNNLIKNEDIDISRVDVELLNKNINSYFDGRIWYLDYNLINNEMLKNIHLRKAISLAIDRNIYMKIKNDGSKVALNLINEIFEYIPTYTIEDVNVELANFELELAKKELGVEKFNIELLSGNTPIEVKEIQFIQEQLKQNLGIEVSVKTVPYSDRLALIKDNKYDIALNTWSAKYKDPLAILDRFQFKNKKIEVFELEKYKEILEEARIFTLDRKEKIALAEQMLLENLIVSPLYFSIENKFVSDRVTSIVNNPIGNVTDLSYARWK